A genomic region of Papaver somniferum cultivar HN1 chromosome 7, ASM357369v1, whole genome shotgun sequence contains the following coding sequences:
- the LOC113298046 gene encoding kinesin-like protein KIN-8A isoform X2 encodes MPVSTRSQIFGVQEESNTIQRTRSRSNQVQEDPKADPSPLRNPHHGLKEKMKALTLLYEQQKRSSSSFKIPTVMKVKEDNKEDQRVSNQETKMFGFGKKQDRETKSETVMRENLLPNSNSNVVVLPTSVADEDSKENIIGLDKILGFSCPPKGGILTNTVARKLSMGGLVPQSEPKAGLIGGGGIKSGLELKTITENSSTVGSRILVFVRVRPMAKKEKEAGSRNCVRIVNRREVYLTEFASEKDYLRLKRLRGRHFTFDASFPDPTPQQDVYSSTTAELVEGVLQGKNGSVFCYGPTGAGKTYTMLGTMDNPGVMVLAIKDLFAKIRQRSCDGNHVVHLSYLEVYNEMVRDLLSPGRPLVLREDKQGIVAAGLTQYRAYSTDEVMALLQQGNKNRTTEPTRANETSSRSHAILQVVAEYRVRHASMNVVNRVGKLSLIDLAGSERALATDQRTLRSLEGANINRSLLALSSCINALVEGKKHIPYRNSKLTQLLKDSLGGVCNTVMIANISPSNISFGETQNTLHWADRAKEIRTKACQADEEIMLVPETETDQAKLLLELQKDNRELRIQLARQQQKLLTVQAQSLAGNSSPAPSSVSSLMTPPPSIQPNERKRTKSSIFARNCFNTPESKKKADTNETIRELKENVKALEAEMEKMKREHLLQIKQKNDFIRELSRKCNNRPSEPVVVEGAKRIVTRASLRPKDSTRSEMKSPDRRLTRATKESLGGELKSPNHRFLSPAPSAKKRSIWDITTANSPSITTLNGRKTRSHVAAEPAPAPSMLLQPGFARERGTGPSR; translated from the exons ATGCCAGTATCAACAAGGTCACAGATTTTTGGTGTACAAGAAGAATCAAATACGATTCAACGGACACGAAGTCGTTCAAATCAAGTACAAGAAGATCCAAAAGCAGATCCATCACCATTAAGAAACCCACATCATGGATTAAAAGAAAAGATGAAAGCTTTAACTCTCTTATATGAGCAACAAAAaagatcttcatcttcttttaagATCCCAACTGTGATGAAAGTAAAAGAAGACAATAAAGAGGATCAAAGGGTTTCAAATCAAGAAACAAAGATGTTTGGTTTTGGTAAAAAACAAGATCGAGAAACAAAATCGGAGACAGTAATGAGAGAAAATTTATtaccaaattcaaattcaaatgtaGTTGTACTACCTACTAGTGTTGCTGATGAAGACTCAAAAGAAAATATTATCGGGTTAGATAAAATTTTGGGATTTTCTTGCCCTCCAAAAGGGGGAATTTTGACTAACACAGTTGCACGGAAACTTTCAATGGGAGGTTTAGTTCCACAATCAGAACCAAAAGCAGGGTTAATAGGGGGTGGTGGGATTAAATCTGGCCTAGAGTTAAAAACTATTACTGAGAATTCATCAACAGTGGGTAGTagaattcttgtttttgttagggtTAGACCTATGgctaagaaagagaaagaagctgGATCCAGGAATTGTGTCCGGATAGTTAATCGACGTGAGGTTTATCTCACTGAATTCGCTTCTGAGAAGGATTATCTACGTTTGAAGAGGCTTCGAGGTCGTCATTTCACATTTGATGCTTCCTTTCCTGATCCAACTCCACAACAAGATGTTTACTCCTCAAC AACAGCAGAACTGGTGGAAGGAGTTCTCCAGGGAAAGAATGGGTCAGTCTTCTGTTACGGCCCAACCGGAGCTGGGAAGACTTATACAATGTTGGGAACAATGGATAATCCGGGAGTGATGGTATTGGCAATTAAAGACTTATTTGCAAAGATTCGTCAGAGGAGCTGTGATGGTAATCATGTAGTTCATCTCTCCTACCTTGAGGTCTATAATGAAATGGTTAGGGATCTGCTGTCCCCTGGGAGGCCATTGGTTCTGAGGGAAGATAAACAG GGGATCGTAGCGGCAGGCCTTACTCAATATAGAGCTTATTCAACTGATGAG GTCATGGCATTGCTTCAACAAGGAAATAAAAATAGAACTACAGAACCCACTCGAGCCAATGAGACCTCTTCCCGTTCTCATGCAATTCTCCAG gttgtAGCAGAATACAGAGTTAGACACGCCTCAATGAATGTCGTCAATCGAGTGGGAAAGCTCTCGCTTATTGATCTAGCGGGATCAGAGCGAGCTCTTGCTACTGATCAGAGAACACTGAGATCTCTGGAAGGTGCCAACATTAACCGGTCTCTCCTCGCACTAAGCAGCTGCATCAATGCACTTGTAGAGGGCAAGAAACATATCCCTTACCGCAATTCCAAGCTTACTCAACTACTCAAGGATTCCTTAGGAGGAGTCTGCAATACTGTCATGATTGCCAATATTAGCCCAAGCAATATCTCCTTTGGTGAGACCCAGAATACTCTGCACTGGGCTGATCGCGCCAAAGAGATTCGTACCAAG GCATGTCAGGCAGATGAAGAGATAATGCTAGTTCCAGAAACGGAGACCGACCAGGCAAAACTTTTGCTCGAGTTGCAGAAAGATAATCGTGAACTGCGAATTCAATTGGCACGGCAGCAACAAAAATTATTAACTGTTCAAGCTCAATCTTTGGCAGGAAATTCCTCTCCAGCACCATCATCAGTTAGCTCTCTCATGACTCCACCTCCTTCAATCCAACCAAATGAGAGAAAAAGAACCAAGTCATCCATATTTGCCAGAAATTGCTTCAACACACCAGAGTCGAAGAAAAAAGCAGACACTAATGAGACTATACGAGAGCTCAAGGAGAATGTAAAAGCATTAGAAGCAGAGATGGAAAAGATGAAAAGGGAACATTTACTGCAGATAAAACAGAAGAATGATTTCATTCGAGAACTTTCCAGGAAATGCAATAATAGACCATCTGAACCTGTAGTAGTTGAAGGAGCAAAGAGAATAGTTACACGGGCAAGCTTAAGACCGAAGGATTCAACAAGGAGCGAAATGAAGAGTCCTGATCGTCGGTTAACACGAGCAACAAAGGAGTCACTAGGGGGTGAACTAAAGAGCCCCAATCACCGTTTTCTATCACCAGCTCCTTCAGCTAAGAAGAGGAGCATTTGGGATATCACAACTGCTAATAGCCCATCAATTACAACATTAAATGGAAGAAAAACAAGAAGCCATGTTGCCGCTGAACCCGCACCGGCTCCTTCCATGCTGCTTCAG CCAGGATTCGCTCGTGAAAGGGGAACTGGTCCTTCAAGGTGA
- the LOC113298046 gene encoding kinesin-like protein KIN-8A isoform X1, which produces MPVSTRSQIFGVQEESNTIQRTRSRSNQVQEDPKADPSPLRNPHHGLKEKMKALTLLYEQQKRSSSSFKIPTVMKVKEDNKEDQRVSNQETKMFGFGKKQDRETKSETVMRENLLPNSNSNVVVLPTSVADEDSKENIIGLDKILGFSCPPKGGILTNTVARKLSMGGLVPQSEPKAGLIGGGGIKSGLELKTITENSSTVGSRILVFVRVRPMAKKEKEAGSRNCVRIVNRREVYLTEFASEKDYLRLKRLRGRHFTFDASFPDPTPQQDVYSSTTAELVEGVLQGKNGSVFCYGPTGAGKTYTMLGTMDNPGVMVLAIKDLFAKIRQRSCDGNHVVHLSYLEVYNEMVRDLLSPGRPLVLREDKQGIVAAGLTQYRAYSTDEVMALLQQGNKNRTTEPTRANETSSRSHAILQVVAEYRVRHASMNVVNRVGKLSLIDLAGSERALATDQRTLRSLEGANINRSLLALSSCINALVEGKKHIPYRNSKLTQLLKDSLGGVCNTVMIANISPSNISFGETQNTLHWADRAKEIRTKACQADEEIMLVPETETDQAKLLLELQKDNRELRIQLARQQQKLLTVQAQSLAGNSSPAPSSVSSLMTPPPSIQPNERKRTKSSIFARNCFNTPESKKKADTNETIRELKENVKALEAEMEKMKREHLLQIKQKNDFIRELSRKCNNRPSEPVVVEGAKRIVTRASLRPKDSTRSEMKSPDRRLTRATKESLGGELKSPNHRFLSPAPSAKKRSIWDITTANSPSITTLNGRKTRSHVAAEPAPAPSMLLQLAYPCFCFVLMLGPHVVNYVLQPGFARERGTGPSR; this is translated from the exons ATGCCAGTATCAACAAGGTCACAGATTTTTGGTGTACAAGAAGAATCAAATACGATTCAACGGACACGAAGTCGTTCAAATCAAGTACAAGAAGATCCAAAAGCAGATCCATCACCATTAAGAAACCCACATCATGGATTAAAAGAAAAGATGAAAGCTTTAACTCTCTTATATGAGCAACAAAAaagatcttcatcttcttttaagATCCCAACTGTGATGAAAGTAAAAGAAGACAATAAAGAGGATCAAAGGGTTTCAAATCAAGAAACAAAGATGTTTGGTTTTGGTAAAAAACAAGATCGAGAAACAAAATCGGAGACAGTAATGAGAGAAAATTTATtaccaaattcaaattcaaatgtaGTTGTACTACCTACTAGTGTTGCTGATGAAGACTCAAAAGAAAATATTATCGGGTTAGATAAAATTTTGGGATTTTCTTGCCCTCCAAAAGGGGGAATTTTGACTAACACAGTTGCACGGAAACTTTCAATGGGAGGTTTAGTTCCACAATCAGAACCAAAAGCAGGGTTAATAGGGGGTGGTGGGATTAAATCTGGCCTAGAGTTAAAAACTATTACTGAGAATTCATCAACAGTGGGTAGTagaattcttgtttttgttagggtTAGACCTATGgctaagaaagagaaagaagctgGATCCAGGAATTGTGTCCGGATAGTTAATCGACGTGAGGTTTATCTCACTGAATTCGCTTCTGAGAAGGATTATCTACGTTTGAAGAGGCTTCGAGGTCGTCATTTCACATTTGATGCTTCCTTTCCTGATCCAACTCCACAACAAGATGTTTACTCCTCAAC AACAGCAGAACTGGTGGAAGGAGTTCTCCAGGGAAAGAATGGGTCAGTCTTCTGTTACGGCCCAACCGGAGCTGGGAAGACTTATACAATGTTGGGAACAATGGATAATCCGGGAGTGATGGTATTGGCAATTAAAGACTTATTTGCAAAGATTCGTCAGAGGAGCTGTGATGGTAATCATGTAGTTCATCTCTCCTACCTTGAGGTCTATAATGAAATGGTTAGGGATCTGCTGTCCCCTGGGAGGCCATTGGTTCTGAGGGAAGATAAACAG GGGATCGTAGCGGCAGGCCTTACTCAATATAGAGCTTATTCAACTGATGAG GTCATGGCATTGCTTCAACAAGGAAATAAAAATAGAACTACAGAACCCACTCGAGCCAATGAGACCTCTTCCCGTTCTCATGCAATTCTCCAG gttgtAGCAGAATACAGAGTTAGACACGCCTCAATGAATGTCGTCAATCGAGTGGGAAAGCTCTCGCTTATTGATCTAGCGGGATCAGAGCGAGCTCTTGCTACTGATCAGAGAACACTGAGATCTCTGGAAGGTGCCAACATTAACCGGTCTCTCCTCGCACTAAGCAGCTGCATCAATGCACTTGTAGAGGGCAAGAAACATATCCCTTACCGCAATTCCAAGCTTACTCAACTACTCAAGGATTCCTTAGGAGGAGTCTGCAATACTGTCATGATTGCCAATATTAGCCCAAGCAATATCTCCTTTGGTGAGACCCAGAATACTCTGCACTGGGCTGATCGCGCCAAAGAGATTCGTACCAAG GCATGTCAGGCAGATGAAGAGATAATGCTAGTTCCAGAAACGGAGACCGACCAGGCAAAACTTTTGCTCGAGTTGCAGAAAGATAATCGTGAACTGCGAATTCAATTGGCACGGCAGCAACAAAAATTATTAACTGTTCAAGCTCAATCTTTGGCAGGAAATTCCTCTCCAGCACCATCATCAGTTAGCTCTCTCATGACTCCACCTCCTTCAATCCAACCAAATGAGAGAAAAAGAACCAAGTCATCCATATTTGCCAGAAATTGCTTCAACACACCAGAGTCGAAGAAAAAAGCAGACACTAATGAGACTATACGAGAGCTCAAGGAGAATGTAAAAGCATTAGAAGCAGAGATGGAAAAGATGAAAAGGGAACATTTACTGCAGATAAAACAGAAGAATGATTTCATTCGAGAACTTTCCAGGAAATGCAATAATAGACCATCTGAACCTGTAGTAGTTGAAGGAGCAAAGAGAATAGTTACACGGGCAAGCTTAAGACCGAAGGATTCAACAAGGAGCGAAATGAAGAGTCCTGATCGTCGGTTAACACGAGCAACAAAGGAGTCACTAGGGGGTGAACTAAAGAGCCCCAATCACCGTTTTCTATCACCAGCTCCTTCAGCTAAGAAGAGGAGCATTTGGGATATCACAACTGCTAATAGCCCATCAATTACAACATTAAATGGAAGAAAAACAAGAAGCCATGTTGCCGCTGAACCCGCACCGGCTCCTTCCATGCTGCTTCAG CTTGCATATCCATGTTTCTGCTTTGTGCTAATGTTGGGACCACACGTCGTCAATTATGTACTTCAGCCAGGATTCGCTCGTGAAAGGGGAACTGGTCCTTCAAGGTGA
- the LOC113298047 gene encoding uncharacterized protein LOC113298047, giving the protein MSHEYEIQIIVDFHVSFNKQLGINCDDPVSRLVFKDLLMRLKTSEEIDNFVLHEDLDGFGDFDSDEEFVEILLEDQIRWILLGLLRYVVDLKLMSWNIRGLNDDLNVQAVRNAIRKNRVFLCTIQESKMECVSDSIVRSLWGSNNCEYAYLPSIRRSGGIIFLWNVGELVMEESLFTSIYGASDASGYAQFWQEITYIRTIMHEPWCLGGDWNAILSQSERNRAGGNTNNRRRFRNFLNAQNLMDLPMAGGRFTWKNSQNPSLLSRLDRFVVSADWEDLSLLQSRMKRPTFDHAPVLLSCN; this is encoded by the coding sequence ATGTCTCACGAATATGAAATACAAATAATAGTCGATTTTCATGTCTCTTTCAACAAGCAATTGGGAATCAATTGTGATGACCCAGTTTCTAGATTAGTATTTAAAGACCTTCTGATGCGATTAAAAACATCTGAGGAGATTGATAATTTCGTTCTTCATGAGGACCTCGatggatttggggattttgattccGACGAAGAATTTGTGGAGATACTCCTGGAAGATCAAATCCGATGGATATTGTTGGGGTTACTGAGGTATGTAGTGGATCTTAAGCTTATGAGTTGGAATATTAGGGGTCTGAATGATGATCTCAATGTTCAAGCTGTTAGAAATGCTATTAGGAAGaatagagtttttctttgcaCTATTCAAGAATCCAAGATGGAATGTGTTTCTGATTCGATAGTGAGATCATTATGGGGTAGCAATAATTGTGAATATGCATATTTGCCATCTATAAGAAGGTCTGGTGGCATAATTTTTCTGTGGAATGTGGGGGAATTAGTTATGGAAGAATCTCTATTCACTTCTATATATGGTGCTTCGGATGCTTCAGGCTATGCTCAGTTTTGGCAAGAAATAACATATATTAGGACAATAATGCATGAACCATGGTGTTTGGGTGGGGATTGGAATGCTATTCTGTCACAATCAGAGAGAAATAGAGCAGGAGGAAATACTAATAACAGGAGAAGATTTAGAAATTTTCTAAATGCTCAAAATCTTATGGATCTTCCAATGGCAGGAGGAAGATTCACTTGGAAAAACTCCCAGAATCCTTCACTTCTCTCAAGATTAGACAGATTTGTGGTTTCTGCGGATTGGGAAGATCTTTCCCTTCTTCAATCCAGAATGAAAAGACCTACTTTTGATCATGCTCCAGTTCTGCTAAGTTGCAATTGA